Proteins encoded in a region of the Flammeovirga yaeyamensis genome:
- a CDS encoding sodium:calcium antiporter encodes MDTLLFHIFLGISGILLMRYGALLLTKGATALSGKSNFSGVHIGLTVVALGTSIPEICVSTISVYKDAEALAFGTIIGSNTFNIVFGLGISALIIRVRVLSKNIWRDTLFALGSGCLLFFLLNKKLFFNAEDNFLTPFDAFYLIGYLITYYIIIFASSKNKKEIYLIKKIPQGLLHHHSIARDIIVGLLIIGGGAYISVIEALLLSEYSNLSARFIGVSIMAICTSLPEIITTISVMRRKRQDIAFGNIMGSYIINYLLASSILTIKGPIHYDYTLNYDLTFSILACLLCAMLSLSSRYLKLTKMTSFFLLSLGILYYVTTYLRG; translated from the coding sequence TTGGATACACTTCTTTTCCATATTTTTTTAGGTATCTCTGGTATTCTACTAATGAGATATGGTGCCTTATTACTAACAAAAGGTGCTACAGCACTAAGTGGAAAATCTAATTTTTCTGGGGTACATATTGGTCTAACAGTAGTAGCATTAGGTACTTCAATTCCTGAAATTTGTGTTTCTACCATATCCGTCTACAAAGATGCGGAAGCCTTGGCTTTTGGTACTATTATAGGTAGCAACACCTTTAATATTGTATTCGGTTTAGGAATTTCGGCTCTAATCATAAGAGTTAGAGTGTTATCAAAAAATATCTGGAGAGATACCCTTTTTGCCTTAGGAAGTGGTTGTCTCTTATTTTTTCTACTGAATAAGAAACTCTTTTTTAACGCCGAAGATAACTTCCTCACTCCTTTTGATGCATTTTATTTGATTGGGTATTTAATCACTTATTATATTATCATATTCGCGAGTAGTAAGAATAAAAAAGAAATCTATTTAATTAAAAAAATACCTCAAGGGTTATTACATCATCATAGTATAGCCCGTGATATTATTGTAGGCTTACTTATTATTGGAGGGGGTGCTTATATTTCTGTGATTGAAGCACTACTACTAAGTGAATACTCTAATTTAAGTGCTCGATTCATTGGGGTAAGTATCATGGCAATTTGTACCTCTTTACCTGAGATTATCACTACTATTTCGGTAATGAGAAGAAAAAGACAAGATATTGCCTTCGGTAACATTATGGGTTCATACATCATCAATTACCTTCTTGCCTCTTCTATATTAACAATAAAGGGTCCAATCCATTACGATTACACCCTTAATTATGACTTAACTTTTTCTATCCTAGCTTGTCTATTATGTGCTATGCTAAGTCTCTCAAGTAGATATTTAAAATTGACGAAGATGACTTCTTTCTTTTTACTATCACTTGGTATTTTATATTATGTCACCACTTATTTAAGAGGATAA
- a CDS encoding amidohydrolase, translated as MSHHQENFKVAIVQFNPEWMNPTANLATLEEKLWTIEENVDLVVLPELFTTGFHNEAAEKAEPIGLTTSKWMLQQSKRMGAAILGSYPVRQDRKVYNRLIFARPNGHISHYDKRHLFRMASEHMAFEPGNFQVIEEWKGWRINPIICYDLRFPLWCRNTNNDYDILVCVANWPAPRIDAFNTLLKARAIENLSYSVGVNRIGQDPNQVNYNGQSAVYSAKGKALNELNENDEIKIVTLNYKELHNLREKFPTHLDADHFTLQL; from the coding sequence ATGTCACACCATCAAGAAAACTTTAAGGTTGCTATCGTTCAATTTAATCCTGAGTGGATGAATCCTACAGCTAATCTTGCTACTTTAGAAGAGAAGTTATGGACCATTGAGGAAAATGTTGATTTGGTGGTGCTACCAGAATTATTTACTACTGGCTTCCATAATGAAGCTGCTGAAAAAGCAGAGCCCATCGGTCTTACAACGAGTAAGTGGATGTTACAGCAATCAAAAAGAATGGGTGCCGCAATATTGGGTAGCTATCCTGTTCGACAAGATCGCAAAGTGTACAACCGTTTGATCTTTGCTAGACCTAATGGTCATATATCACATTATGACAAGCGACACTTGTTTAGAATGGCTTCAGAACATATGGCTTTTGAACCAGGTAATTTCCAGGTTATTGAAGAATGGAAAGGCTGGAGAATAAACCCCATCATCTGTTACGATTTACGCTTCCCATTATGGTGTAGAAACACTAATAATGATTATGACATTCTTGTATGTGTAGCCAATTGGCCAGCACCAAGGATTGATGCTTTCAATACTTTACTGAAAGCTAGAGCAATTGAGAATCTAAGTTACTCAGTTGGTGTAAATAGAATTGGACAAGACCCTAACCAAGTAAATTACAATGGTCAGTCTGCTGTTTATTCAGCAAAAGGTAAAGCACTTAATGAGTTAAATGAGAATGATGAAATAAAAATAGTTACTCTTAACTATAAAGAACTTCATAATCTAAGAGAGAAGTTTCCAACTCATCTAGATGCAGATCATTTCACTTTACAACTATAA
- the def gene encoding peptide deformylase, with protein sequence MIYPVVAYGDPILKRVAKDYSKEELENIGELIDSMFETMGGASGVGLAGPQIGIGKRIFVIDSNLMIDEESEEKGYKGAFINAEIIEEFGEDVSFDEGCLSIPGVNGDVIRPEGIIIKYLDDELNEREEEFTGMTARVIQHEYDHIEGILFTDHLSPIKKRLIKGKLNNITKGKVAHGYRMRFPKK encoded by the coding sequence ATGATTTATCCAGTAGTCGCATACGGAGATCCAATTCTTAAAAGAGTTGCCAAAGATTATTCTAAGGAAGAATTAGAAAACATAGGGGAACTAATTGATAGTATGTTCGAAACTATGGGTGGTGCCTCTGGCGTTGGACTTGCAGGCCCTCAGATAGGTATTGGCAAAAGAATTTTCGTTATCGATTCTAATTTAATGATTGATGAGGAAAGTGAAGAGAAAGGATATAAAGGTGCTTTCATTAATGCTGAGATTATCGAGGAATTTGGAGAGGATGTAAGTTTCGACGAAGGCTGTTTAAGTATTCCTGGTGTAAATGGTGATGTTATTCGTCCAGAAGGAATTATCATTAAATACTTAGACGATGAACTTAACGAAAGAGAAGAAGAGTTTACAGGGATGACGGCTCGTGTAATTCAACACGAATACGATCACATCGAAGGTATTTTATTTACAGATCACCTTTCTCCTATCAAAAAGAGATTAATCAAAGGAAAGCTAAATAATATCACTAAAGGCAAAGTAGCCCATGGTTATAGAATGAGGTTTCCAAAAAAATAA
- the ruvX gene encoding Holliday junction resolvase RuvX, which translates to MGRILAIDYGTKRTGFAVTDPLKIIASSLETVQTNVIMKFIKEYVQKEDVEHFVIGLPKGLDGKATDNTKPTQNFGKKLAAEFPNIPITYIDERFTSKMAEQSMISGGMKKKDRKVKGNVDKISAAIILQSFLDQNSF; encoded by the coding sequence ATGGGAAGGATTTTAGCCATAGATTACGGAACAAAAAGAACAGGGTTTGCCGTTACTGATCCATTAAAAATTATTGCTTCGTCTTTAGAAACAGTACAAACAAATGTGATTATGAAGTTCATCAAAGAATATGTTCAGAAAGAAGATGTAGAACACTTCGTTATTGGACTTCCAAAGGGTTTAGATGGAAAAGCAACAGACAACACAAAGCCTACTCAAAATTTTGGAAAGAAGTTAGCGGCTGAATTCCCCAATATTCCGATTACTTATATCGATGAACGTTTTACTTCTAAAATGGCTGAACAGTCTATGATTAGCGGTGGAATGAAGAAAAAAGATAGAAAAGTAAAAGGAAATGTGGATAAGATAAGTGCTGCTATTATCTTGCAATCCTTTTTAGATCAAAATAGTTTTTAA
- a CDS encoding arsenate reductase family protein yields the protein MTKIYHLSTCSTCKRIIEEIGKDKFDEFQDIKTEAITSDQLDAMKALSGSYESLFSRRSRQFRPMGLHEKELSEEDYKSLILQEYSFLKRPVIIADNQIFVGNSKKEVEKAKASL from the coding sequence ATGACAAAGATATATCACCTATCCACTTGTTCTACTTGTAAAAGAATTATTGAAGAAATCGGTAAAGATAAATTTGATGAGTTTCAAGATATCAAAACAGAAGCTATTACTTCAGACCAACTAGATGCAATGAAAGCATTGAGTGGTAGTTACGAATCTTTATTTAGCAGAAGATCACGTCAATTTAGACCAATGGGCTTGCATGAAAAAGAATTATCTGAGGAGGATTATAAATCGTTAATACTTCAGGAGTACTCTTTTTTAAAAAGACCTGTTATTATTGCAGATAATCAAATTTTTGTAGGGAATAGTAAAAAAGAAGTCGAAAAAGCGAAGGCTTCATTATAA
- a CDS encoding bestrophin family protein yields MPKKNFSQSNFFLIFSYKGYLIRRLAVDLIWIAIPTTILCTIHELGHVNIESNFTLPGLMGAILGILLVFRNNTAYDRWWEARKVLGGLVNTSRNYALQINQLLPDSKEKTEILNLIAAFPYVLKEHLRSGVIYIEIEFVGEEISNELKKWEHVPNGINQLIIKRLKTVYERGEITDFQYLKLIENSDELIDIMGKCERIHKTPMPQSHNYLLKAYIYIYAIIMPLGLIENLEWWTIPAVIIIYYVAMSIVTISEEIEDPFGKDPNDLPVDNIANNIYKNIQEIINK; encoded by the coding sequence ATGCCTAAAAAGAACTTTTCTCAATCCAATTTCTTTTTAATATTTTCCTATAAAGGATATTTAATAAGAAGACTCGCTGTTGATTTAATTTGGATTGCAATACCAACAACAATTCTATGTACTATACATGAATTAGGACATGTGAACATAGAATCAAATTTTACACTACCTGGTTTAATGGGTGCTATTCTAGGTATACTATTAGTATTCCGAAATAATACTGCTTATGATAGATGGTGGGAAGCGAGAAAAGTTCTTGGTGGATTAGTCAACACTTCAAGAAACTATGCCTTACAAATCAATCAGTTATTACCTGACAGTAAGGAAAAGACAGAAATATTGAACTTAATAGCTGCATTTCCCTATGTTTTAAAAGAACATTTAAGAAGTGGAGTTATTTATATAGAAATTGAGTTTGTTGGAGAAGAAATCTCTAATGAATTAAAGAAGTGGGAACATGTACCTAATGGTATTAATCAATTAATTATTAAACGATTAAAAACCGTTTATGAAAGAGGCGAAATCACAGATTTTCAATATTTAAAATTAATAGAGAATTCTGATGAGTTAATTGACATTATGGGTAAGTGCGAGCGTATCCATAAAACGCCAATGCCACAATCGCATAATTATTTATTAAAAGCATATATCTACATTTATGCGATTATTATGCCTTTAGGTTTAATTGAGAATTTAGAATGGTGGACCATACCTGCTGTTATCATCATTTATTATGTGGCGATGAGTATTGTTACCATTTCTGAAGAAATTGAAGATCCTTTTGGCAAAGATCCTAACGATCTCCCAGTAGATAATATAGCTAACAACATTTACAAAAACATCCAAGAAATTATCAACAAATAA
- a CDS encoding MaoC family dehydratase codes for MLEIGQSYQVNFKFTQEEVNAFAQLTGDTNPIHIDEEFAAQTPFKKPIIHGFLSASIFSRVLGTEFPGNGSVYLSQTMDFLRPMFVEETYSAEFEISEIDSRRKTAVITTVIKSEANKVTVKGSAKIMHKTLID; via the coding sequence ATGCTAGAGATTGGACAATCTTATCAAGTCAACTTTAAGTTTACTCAAGAAGAAGTAAACGCATTCGCTCAACTTACAGGAGATACGAATCCAATTCATATAGATGAAGAATTTGCGGCTCAAACACCCTTTAAAAAGCCTATCATTCATGGCTTTTTATCTGCATCAATTTTCTCTAGAGTATTAGGTACAGAATTCCCAGGTAATGGATCTGTATATCTATCTCAAACAATGGATTTCTTAAGACCAATGTTTGTAGAAGAAACGTATTCAGCAGAATTTGAAATCAGTGAAATTGATTCAAGAAGAAAAACGGCAGTTATCACTACAGTAATCAAGTCTGAAGCGAATAAAGTAACCGTAAAAGGTTCTGCGAAAATTATGCATAAAACTTTAATTGATTAA
- the sufC gene encoding Fe-S cluster assembly ATPase SufC — protein sequence MLKINDLKASIEDKDILKGINLEIKEGEVHAIMGPNGSGKSTLASVLAGREDYEVEGGDVDFDGEDLLEMSPEERAQKGLFLAFQYPVEIPGVSNTNFLRTAVNEVRKARGEEPYNAANFMKEMKEKMKIVSIDKSLMNRSLNEGFSGGEKKRNEIFHMAMLDPKLAILDETDSGLDIDALRIVANGVNTLRDGKRSFVVVTHYQRLLDYIVPDFVHVLYKGKIVKSGTKELALELEKKGYDWIIQEVEGNN from the coding sequence ATGCTGAAGATCAACGATCTAAAAGCTTCAATTGAAGACAAAGATATACTTAAAGGGATCAACCTTGAGATAAAGGAAGGCGAAGTTCACGCGATCATGGGACCAAACGGTTCTGGTAAAAGTACTTTAGCTTCTGTATTAGCAGGTAGAGAAGATTATGAAGTAGAAGGTGGCGATGTTGATTTCGACGGAGAAGACTTGTTAGAAATGTCACCTGAAGAAAGAGCACAAAAAGGTTTATTCCTTGCTTTCCAATACCCAGTTGAAATTCCAGGTGTTAGTAATACTAACTTCTTGAGAACTGCAGTAAACGAGGTAAGAAAAGCTAGAGGTGAAGAGCCTTACAATGCTGCCAACTTCATGAAAGAGATGAAAGAGAAAATGAAGATTGTATCTATCGATAAGTCTTTAATGAACCGTTCTCTTAACGAAGGTTTCTCTGGTGGTGAAAAGAAAAGAAACGAGATCTTCCACATGGCAATGTTGGATCCGAAATTAGCTATTCTTGATGAAACAGATTCAGGTCTTGATATCGACGCTTTACGTATCGTGGCTAATGGTGTAAACACTCTTAGAGATGGTAAAAGATCATTTGTTGTAGTAACTCACTACCAAAGATTGTTGGATTACATCGTTCCTGATTTTGTTCACGTTCTTTACAAAGGTAAGATTGTAAAATCTGGTACTAAAGAATTAGCTCTTGAGCTAGAAAAAAAAGGTTACGATTGGATTATCCAAGAAGTAGAAGGTAACAACTAA
- the sufD gene encoding Fe-S cluster assembly protein SufD: MSTVIENAALKNSALEYIEETIEAVPELVEVRTSAAEGFAENNFPSIKDEEWKYTNVKQLVSANYSFDVDSVNITTEDIKEYLIDGVEVLVFINGKYNQNLSNFTSSEKVYISTFAEALNSDKKSLLLDNFGKHADNNLPFVALNTASTTEGVFIHAKRNAIKEESVMILNVVTQSNLVIQPRLLVISEEGTQISFAERNAVINNAEGTLVNAVSEVTVAERANVAHIKIQDEDQSTQLVTVTEAKQADNSVYDNVTITTGGKLVRNNLNISLGEHCEGHMTGLYLLNEKSFVDNHTMVDHKMPNSYSNELYKGILSGKSKAIFNGKIFVRQDAQKTNAFQSNKNILLSPDAVVDTKPQLEIWADDVSCSHGCTVGALDEDPMFYLRARGISEDKARALLTYAFAGDVIEKIKNEPIKRLVQEMVAREMGYPLD, translated from the coding sequence ATGAGTACAGTAATTGAAAACGCAGCACTTAAAAATAGTGCTTTAGAATATATAGAAGAAACTATTGAAGCAGTTCCTGAATTAGTTGAAGTGAGAACTTCAGCTGCAGAAGGATTTGCTGAAAATAACTTTCCTTCTATCAAAGATGAAGAGTGGAAGTACACTAATGTTAAACAATTAGTTTCTGCTAACTATTCTTTTGATGTTGATAGTGTGAATATCACTACAGAAGATATCAAGGAATATTTAATTGATGGAGTAGAGGTATTGGTATTTATCAATGGTAAATACAATCAGAACCTTTCTAATTTCACTTCTTCTGAAAAAGTTTACATCAGTACCTTTGCTGAAGCTTTAAACTCTGATAAGAAATCACTTTTATTAGATAACTTCGGAAAGCATGCTGATAACAATCTTCCTTTTGTAGCTTTGAATACTGCATCAACAACTGAGGGTGTATTTATTCATGCTAAAAGAAATGCAATTAAGGAAGAGTCTGTGATGATTTTGAATGTTGTTACTCAATCAAACTTGGTGATTCAACCACGTTTATTGGTAATTTCTGAAGAAGGAACACAAATCTCTTTTGCCGAAAGAAATGCGGTAATCAATAATGCTGAAGGTACATTGGTAAATGCAGTTTCTGAAGTAACTGTTGCTGAAAGAGCAAATGTTGCACATATCAAAATTCAAGATGAGGATCAATCTACTCAACTTGTGACAGTAACTGAAGCAAAACAAGCTGATAATTCTGTATACGATAATGTAACAATCACTACAGGAGGTAAATTGGTTAGAAATAATTTAAATATCTCTTTAGGTGAGCATTGTGAAGGTCATATGACAGGTTTATATCTATTAAATGAGAAATCATTTGTAGATAACCATACAATGGTAGATCACAAGATGCCTAACTCATACAGTAATGAGTTATACAAAGGTATTTTAAGTGGTAAATCAAAGGCGATTTTTAATGGTAAAATCTTTGTTCGTCAGGATGCTCAAAAAACAAATGCATTCCAATCGAATAAGAACATTTTATTATCTCCTGATGCTGTTGTGGATACTAAACCTCAATTAGAGATTTGGGCAGATGACGTATCTTGTTCTCACGGTTGTACAGTAGGCGCATTAGACGAAGACCCAATGTTCTACCTAAGAGCTAGAGGTATCTCAGAAGATAAAGCAAGAGCATTATTAACGTATGCATTTGCTGGAGATGTTATCGAGAAGATCAAAAATGAGCCAATTAAGAGATTGGTTCAAGAAATGGTTGCAAGGGAAATGGGTTATCCATTAGACTAA
- a CDS encoding response regulator transcription factor: MKDATVLVIDDEKNLLDSIVDILELNDFTVLSAQSGVEALEILKNDIPDIILCDIMMPAMNGYLFLKELRKNPLAVGVPFIFLSAKSNREDIRKGMNLMADDYITKPFTRKELLDSITARIKRIDVLKTEIMMFMKNIQHNLDECNVDSKEITATTKEIQTLKTLLSTQNKAIEKYCYLNSHKVRGPLCRIMGLIELFNTSDEIMAKEILDHLKSSADDLDKITREITMVISSHKPKSA, from the coding sequence ATGAAGGATGCTACTGTACTTGTTATCGACGATGAAAAGAACTTACTGGATAGTATTGTTGATATACTAGAATTGAACGATTTTACTGTGTTATCTGCCCAAAGTGGTGTTGAAGCCTTAGAAATTTTAAAGAATGACATTCCTGATATCATATTGTGTGATATCATGATGCCTGCCATGAACGGCTATTTATTTCTTAAAGAATTAAGAAAAAATCCGTTAGCTGTAGGTGTACCTTTTATATTTTTATCTGCTAAAAGTAACAGAGAAGATATAAGAAAAGGCATGAATTTAATGGCCGATGATTACATCACTAAACCATTTACAAGAAAAGAACTTTTGGATAGTATAACTGCTAGAATAAAACGTATCGATGTTTTAAAAACTGAGATTATGATGTTTATGAAAAACATTCAACATAATCTTGATGAATGTAACGTTGACTCAAAAGAAATTACTGCCACAACCAAAGAAATTCAAACGCTAAAAACGTTATTATCTACTCAAAATAAAGCCATTGAAAAATACTGCTACCTTAATTCTCATAAAGTAAGAGGTCCCTTATGTAGAATTATGGGACTGATCGAATTATTTAATACTTCAGATGAAATTATGGCAAAAGAAATCTTAGATCACTTAAAAAGTAGTGCAGACGATTTGGATAAAATCACAAGAGAAATAACCATGGTAATTTCGTCTCACAAACCAAAAAGTGCATAA
- a CDS encoding CHAT domain-containing protein: MKKGITILFFLISSTLLAQTKLDSAKLLYEYGQLNKALSVLSSIDDDNLLNQKTALEGKVLGKQNLYTKAYQILDRDVDINDVTYLNVINTKAYLLQNEGFPAESIQILIKGYRQFESFKKDLALSEMFIECLSLLGTAYWQIGENNKAEDYLNQALVLSRSSKDPVVQANCLVNIGLCHSNDDTFKAQVNYEKALESYLKVYPDENHPTIASIYINLGILLQKNFFLDKAIEVFEKASDIWANTFGDDHPNVAFTYIFIADAYLKKGQADLANEYYGFALELYQNVFGEKHPEIANIYIKKGDLFFDSGDFKSALELYQKALIANNQSFNSISKNDFPDLNNYYNPFINLIALQKKASTLEKIHYSKSLNPHDLAIGIQGLELAHQLTKKIRGNQKSEEDKLRLSEITNKIYANGIRLSLALSEASLSKNKWKSKAFDFMEWSKSASLQEAIQESHAKTFAGIPSDIVEQEDKLKDDITALEKDIINAVNLTERDSLRELLINAEYELEIFIKNLEAEFPEYFALKYSDQTITLKEVQKALPKNTALVSYFISDAEELLYIFLVTGGKLYLYTETFDNEFKDEIVSLQTGLKFNFDEIIKMSSVYLTDRLLPFNFNKNISKVLFIPDGKINNIPLDILYSYSINEDSDIKDLPYLAKDYAVSYNFSSTIALSQMNNEMEYQHTLACFAPVNFLDSLGNNEFDPLTGTLSEVNEIKTITKSNGWETSNYVYENAKIELLKDESIQNCSYLHFATHGVVNEENPNQSFIYLLNDNHENLLYTSDIYNLKLKARLVTLSACETGLGKVSKGEGLIGLSRSLKFAGVENSLVSLWTINDVSTALFMQYFYQELAKSDDISLSLQKAKIKLFQGGIYTSPYYWAAFSLIGQ; the protein is encoded by the coding sequence ATGAAAAAAGGTATCACTATATTATTTTTTTTAATATCCTCTACTCTACTAGCGCAAACTAAGTTAGACTCCGCTAAGCTGCTGTATGAATATGGTCAGTTGAACAAAGCTTTATCTGTATTATCTAGTATTGATGATGACAATTTACTCAACCAAAAAACCGCTTTAGAGGGTAAGGTACTCGGAAAACAAAATTTGTATACAAAAGCCTATCAAATTTTAGATAGAGATGTAGATATCAATGATGTAACCTATTTAAATGTAATCAATACAAAAGCCTACTTATTACAGAATGAAGGCTTCCCTGCTGAATCCATTCAAATTCTTATTAAAGGCTACAGACAATTTGAGAGTTTTAAAAAGGACCTTGCTTTAAGTGAGATGTTTATTGAATGCTTATCGTTATTGGGTACTGCCTATTGGCAAATTGGAGAAAATAACAAAGCAGAAGACTATTTAAATCAGGCTCTCGTGTTATCTAGAAGCAGCAAAGATCCAGTTGTTCAGGCCAACTGTTTGGTCAATATTGGCTTGTGTCATTCTAATGATGATACATTTAAGGCTCAAGTAAATTATGAAAAAGCTCTAGAAAGCTATTTAAAAGTTTATCCTGATGAAAACCATCCAACAATAGCTTCAATTTATATCAATTTAGGGATTTTACTTCAAAAGAACTTTTTCTTGGATAAGGCTATTGAGGTCTTCGAAAAAGCCTCTGATATTTGGGCAAATACTTTTGGAGACGATCATCCTAATGTTGCCTTTACTTATATTTTTATTGCAGATGCCTACTTGAAGAAAGGACAAGCAGATCTTGCCAATGAATATTATGGATTTGCTTTAGAATTGTATCAAAATGTTTTTGGAGAGAAGCATCCTGAAATTGCGAATATATATATCAAAAAAGGGGATCTATTTTTTGATAGTGGGGATTTTAAATCGGCTCTTGAATTATATCAAAAAGCACTTATTGCCAATAATCAATCATTTAATTCTATAAGTAAAAATGATTTCCCAGACTTAAATAATTATTATAACCCATTTATTAATTTAATCGCTTTACAGAAGAAAGCCTCCACTCTAGAAAAAATTCATTATAGCAAATCTTTGAACCCACACGATTTGGCAATTGGTATTCAAGGTTTAGAATTGGCGCATCAACTGACAAAAAAAATAAGGGGTAATCAAAAAAGTGAGGAAGATAAATTAAGGCTTTCTGAAATAACCAATAAGATTTATGCAAATGGTATTAGACTATCCCTTGCTCTCTCGGAAGCTTCATTATCAAAAAATAAGTGGAAAAGTAAAGCTTTTGACTTTATGGAGTGGAGTAAATCGGCTTCATTGCAAGAAGCAATACAAGAAAGTCATGCAAAAACGTTTGCTGGAATTCCATCAGACATAGTTGAGCAAGAAGACAAATTAAAAGATGATATTACGGCATTGGAAAAAGACATTATCAATGCAGTAAATTTAACGGAAAGAGATTCTTTAAGAGAATTACTTATCAATGCAGAATATGAATTAGAAATATTTATAAAGAATTTGGAAGCAGAATTTCCAGAATATTTTGCTTTAAAATATAGTGATCAGACCATTACTTTAAAGGAGGTTCAAAAAGCTTTACCCAAAAACACTGCTTTGGTAAGTTACTTTATCTCTGATGCAGAAGAATTACTCTATATATTTTTAGTAACAGGAGGCAAACTATACCTCTATACCGAAACTTTCGATAATGAGTTTAAAGATGAGATTGTCAGCTTACAGACAGGGTTAAAATTTAATTTTGATGAAATTATAAAAATGTCAAGCGTCTATTTAACCGATAGATTATTACCATTTAACTTTAATAAAAACATAAGTAAGGTTTTATTTATTCCTGATGGAAAGATAAATAATATACCCTTAGACATTTTATATTCTTATTCAATCAATGAAGATAGTGATATCAAAGATTTACCTTACTTGGCCAAAGACTATGCGGTTTCTTACAACTTCTCCTCTACTATAGCACTTTCTCAAATGAATAACGAAATGGAGTACCAACATACACTTGCGTGCTTTGCTCCTGTTAATTTTTTAGATAGCTTAGGTAACAATGAATTTGATCCTTTAACAGGTACATTAAGTGAAGTGAACGAGATAAAAACCATTACAAAATCAAATGGATGGGAAACATCAAATTATGTTTATGAAAATGCTAAAATTGAACTATTAAAGGATGAATCCATTCAGAATTGTAGCTACTTACATTTCGCAACACATGGAGTGGTAAATGAGGAAAACCCCAATCAATCTTTCATCTATTTATTAAATGACAATCACGAGAATTTATTATACACCTCTGACATTTATAATTTAAAATTAAAAGCTCGATTAGTGACTTTATCTGCTTGTGAAACAGGATTAGGTAAGGTAAGTAAAGGGGAAGGGTTAATTGGTTTATCTAGATCATTGAAGTTTGCAGGAGTTGAAAATTCCTTAGTTTCTCTGTGGACAATCAATGATGTATCCACCGCCTTATTCATGCAATATTTTTATCAAGAATTGGCAAAATCAGATGATATATCATTGTCTCTTCAAAAAGCAAAAATTAAACTATTCCAAGGTGGAATATACACATCTCCATATTATTGGGCCGCTTTTTCATTAATTGGTCAGTAA